A genomic stretch from Mya arenaria isolate MELC-2E11 chromosome 10, ASM2691426v1 includes:
- the LOC128204982 gene encoding uncharacterized protein LOC128204982: MALRTELQIQMANKPSAAEETAHTDSNQKPGTISSQMRLLVPKRAANGEVVAFHANLRANTCFQSQEIIVFDNVVTNTMTAYDPLDGIFTAPVTGTYVFIWNFGSFGRSYNIIELVVHGTGIGSSISDS, from the exons ATGGCATTGCGAACTGAGCTTCAAATCCAAATGGCTAACAAACCTTCAGCCGCCGAAGAAACCGCGCATACAGATTCGAACCAAAAACCCGGCACCATTTCTTCTCAAATGAGATTGCTGGTCCCCAAAC GAGCTGCCAATGGAGAGGTCGTGGCTTTTCATGCGAACCTTCGGGCAAACACGTGTTTTCAGTCGCAAGAGATTATCGTGTTTGACAATGTTGTTACAAATACTA TGACCGCTTACGACCCACTTGACGGCATATTCACCGCCCCAGTAACGGGAACATACGTCTTCATCTGGAACTTTGGCTCCTTTGGACGTTCTTATAATATTATAGAGCTTGTGGTTCATGGCACAGGCATTGGGTCATCCATATCAGACAGCTAA